A stretch of Spirochaeta cellobiosiphila DSM 17781 DNA encodes these proteins:
- the nadE gene encoding NAD(+) synthase, producing the protein MKVALAQLDVKAGDPELNIQNMLNMIEEAKENNADIIAFPEMCIGGYFVGDSWLEDRWLLKLEKANEIMEKASSNITIIYGNIAVDWNKRGFDGRPVKYNAAHIVHNGHRQWEAKTLLPNYRIFDDKRYFTPRPEGERTLFDIKGQKGGVVICEDMWSNDYDTDPVIELLEAGADFIVNISASPWTYGKNSSRDKQIQILEKKVGKLAPFFYVNNVGVQNNGKNIITFDGDSSFYLNGKKQDQYLLEAYQEGIIYIDSEAPLEYKQSPTPTKIEQKYKAIIRGIQGLDELLGTWNPNFVIGLSGGADSSLVAALMVHALGSERIKGYNLPSRYNSNKTKSAAAELASHLGISCDTIPIEAMVEVNRQLLLTNTTELTPLVEENIQAKIRGTSLLSNLAAIHNGLMTNNGNKLEMALGYATLYGDVNGAIAPIGDLTKEEVFEMCHYINRDGIIIPTSLLPDDNYDFVIPPSAELKEDQRDPIKFGYHDLLIEKLMDYKKASPELIMTWYQEGKDSFCKHLQMNPKFYEMYKLGNPNIFVNDLTWFVRTMRTSIFKRIQAPPIILLSKTAFGYDLRESQFPWKETQEFRSLKNLIIGEI; encoded by the coding sequence ATGAAAGTCGCTTTAGCTCAGCTGGATGTAAAGGCCGGAGACCCAGAGCTCAATATTCAAAATATGCTTAATATGATCGAAGAAGCCAAAGAAAACAATGCAGACATCATTGCTTTTCCTGAAATGTGTATTGGTGGCTACTTTGTGGGAGATAGCTGGCTAGAAGATCGCTGGTTACTGAAACTGGAAAAAGCTAATGAGATCATGGAAAAAGCTTCTTCTAATATCACCATTATCTATGGAAATATTGCAGTAGATTGGAATAAGAGAGGTTTTGATGGTAGACCGGTCAAATACAATGCGGCCCATATTGTACACAACGGTCATAGACAATGGGAAGCTAAAACCTTATTACCAAATTACCGAATTTTTGATGATAAAAGATACTTTACTCCCCGCCCTGAAGGTGAGCGAACTCTATTTGATATAAAAGGTCAGAAAGGGGGAGTTGTCATATGTGAAGACATGTGGTCAAATGATTATGACACCGATCCTGTTATCGAACTGTTAGAAGCAGGGGCTGACTTTATTGTAAATATTAGTGCTAGCCCCTGGACTTATGGAAAAAACAGTTCTCGAGATAAACAAATACAAATCCTTGAAAAGAAAGTAGGTAAATTAGCCCCCTTCTTCTACGTGAACAATGTGGGCGTACAGAACAATGGTAAGAACATTATTACCTTTGATGGAGACTCTTCTTTTTATCTGAATGGAAAGAAACAAGATCAATATTTATTGGAAGCATACCAAGAGGGAATCATTTATATAGATAGTGAAGCCCCTCTTGAATATAAACAGAGTCCAACTCCTACTAAGATTGAACAAAAGTACAAAGCAATTATCAGAGGAATCCAGGGATTAGATGAATTACTAGGGACATGGAATCCCAATTTTGTTATTGGTTTATCCGGTGGTGCTGATAGTTCCTTAGTGGCTGCTCTGATGGTACATGCTTTAGGCTCTGAACGTATCAAAGGTTATAATTTACCAAGTCGCTACAATTCAAATAAGACAAAGTCAGCCGCAGCAGAACTAGCCAGTCATTTGGGAATCAGTTGTGATACCATTCCCATTGAAGCTATGGTGGAAGTCAATCGCCAGTTGCTTTTAACAAATACCACAGAATTAACACCACTAGTAGAGGAAAACATACAAGCAAAAATCAGGGGAACCTCCCTGCTCTCAAATTTGGCAGCCATTCATAATGGACTGATGACCAACAATGGGAATAAACTGGAAATGGCCCTAGGTTATGCCACCTTGTATGGAGATGTAAATGGAGCAATAGCTCCTATTGGGGACTTAACGAAAGAAGAGGTTTTTGAGATGTGCCATTACATCAATAGAGATGGCATCATTATTCCGACGTCCCTACTTCCTGATGATAACTATGATTTTGTCATTCCCCCTTCTGCGGAACTTAAAGAGGATCAGAGAGATCCCATCAAGTTTGGCTATCATGATTTGTTGATTGAAAAATTAATGGACTATAAAAAAGCCTCGCCAGAATTGATTATGACCTGGTATCAAGAGGGGAAAGACAGTTTTTGTAAACATCTTCAGATGAATCCGAAATTTTATGAAATGTATAAATTGGGCAATCCAAATATATTTGTAAACGACCTAACCTGGTTTGTGCGAACTATGAGAACCAGTATATTCAAAAGAATACAGGCTCCTCCGATTATTCTATTATCTAAAACAGCTTTCGGTTATGATTTAAGAGAAAGTCAATTTCCTTGGAAGGAAACACAGGAGTTTAGATCCCTTAAAAATCTGATCATAGGAGAAATCTGA
- a CDS encoding patatin-like phospholipase family protein, whose protein sequence is MELFGHKEEPYCLVLSGGGAKGIYHVGAWKALRELKIPCHAFIGNSIGAIVAAFLAQDLHDEIDLVGRTLTIENIMQIPSDLVVNGNLKIDSHKLESFHNFTQHIMKRKGVDTSPLRELLTKYIDEEKVRKIGHDFGVVTVNISELKPQEIFLDEMEKGTLIDYILASSAFPGFDRPQIQGKSFIDGGIFDNIPYALARKRGYKKIIILDISGIGVNRRPNIQGSQTVYIKNSMNFQGTFDFNKDSMKRFGELGYLDTLKAFNKIQGHNYFISPNKDAEKEFIKNIRTPSGQDLVANHLKLYGNKEGTPSLDGLRRLLPSTLNRTKQFYYLILDQCANAFGLERVHLYSYADLEEALINERKKLNDSVDSWLKGLDPKELKKLTTKYTKKTIKTFTSMEFKEPNYFYYLLVEKLFKGDIPSFVRQGIIKLAPEMEAAHFFLEYSNTFLQK, encoded by the coding sequence ATGGAATTATTTGGCCACAAAGAAGAACCTTACTGCCTTGTCCTCTCAGGAGGGGGGGCTAAAGGAATTTATCATGTCGGCGCCTGGAAAGCTCTTCGGGAATTAAAGATTCCCTGTCATGCTTTTATTGGGAACTCTATTGGGGCTATTGTAGCCGCTTTTTTAGCTCAGGACCTACATGATGAAATCGACTTAGTGGGCCGAACCTTAACGATAGAGAATATCATGCAAATCCCTAGTGATCTTGTAGTGAACGGGAACCTAAAGATTGACTCCCATAAATTAGAATCCTTTCATAACTTCACACAACACATCATGAAACGCAAAGGGGTAGACACAAGCCCTTTGCGTGAGCTCCTTACAAAATACATAGATGAGGAAAAGGTCCGTAAGATTGGTCATGATTTTGGTGTAGTAACAGTCAACATATCAGAGTTAAAACCTCAAGAGATTTTCCTTGATGAAATGGAAAAGGGAACACTTATTGACTACATTTTGGCTAGTTCTGCCTTCCCTGGTTTTGATAGACCTCAAATACAGGGCAAGAGTTTTATTGATGGTGGTATATTCGATAATATTCCCTATGCCCTAGCAAGGAAAAGAGGATATAAGAAGATTATTATCCTTGATATATCAGGTATTGGTGTCAATAGACGTCCTAATATACAAGGCTCTCAGACCGTTTATATTAAGAACAGTATGAACTTCCAGGGGACTTTTGACTTCAATAAGGATAGTATGAAGCGCTTTGGAGAGTTAGGTTATTTAGATACTCTTAAGGCATTCAACAAAATTCAGGGTCATAACTATTTCATTAGCCCCAATAAGGATGCAGAAAAGGAATTTATTAAAAATATAAGAACTCCTTCCGGACAGGATTTAGTGGCTAATCATCTAAAATTATATGGAAATAAAGAAGGAACACCATCTCTGGATGGTCTTAGACGCCTATTGCCATCGACTTTAAATCGAACCAAGCAGTTCTATTATCTTATTCTTGACCAATGTGCCAATGCTTTTGGTTTAGAGAGAGTTCATTTATATTCCTATGCTGATCTCGAAGAAGCCTTAATAAACGAGCGTAAAAAACTTAATGACTCTGTTGATAGCTGGCTTAAAGGATTAGATCCTAAAGAGTTGAAAAAACTCACTACCAAATACACAAAGAAGACTATTAAGACTTTTACATCTATGGAATTCAAAGAACCTAATTACTTTTACTACCTTCTTGTGGAGAAGTTATTCAAAGGTGATATTCCCTCTTTTGTCAGACAGGGTATCATAAAACTTGCTCCGGAGATGGAGGCAGCTCACTTCTTTTTAGAGTATTCCAATACTTTTTTACAGAAATGA
- a CDS encoding chemotaxis protein CheW: protein MSEIETAINQYLTFHLDEEVYAFPVSQVREVLGHQAIRKIPRMPDFLTGIINVRDSVVPVVDFRIHFGFPPHETTLDTSIIVVELYMNDAYTVLGILVDSVNEVIEILPSNIEGSKNFGFRMSDTFIKGIGRLDDKVIIIIDLIKSFHSEVSIVQEITSNNEQ from the coding sequence ATGAGTGAAATAGAAACAGCCATTAATCAGTATTTAACCTTTCATTTAGATGAAGAAGTGTATGCCTTTCCTGTAAGCCAGGTACGTGAAGTACTAGGCCATCAAGCAATTCGTAAAATACCCCGTATGCCAGACTTCCTCACAGGTATAATTAATGTAAGAGACTCTGTAGTTCCTGTTGTAGATTTTCGAATCCACTTTGGATTCCCTCCTCATGAGACAACTTTGGATACTAGTATTATTGTGGTAGAACTTTATATGAATGATGCCTATACTGTACTGGGTATATTGGTAGATAGTGTAAATGAAGTTATCGAAATATTACCTAGTAATATAGAAGGATCAAAAAACTTCGGATTTAGAATGAGTGATACTTTTATAAAAGGTATTGGCAGATTGGATGATAAAGTCATTATTATAATAGATCTGATCAAATCTTTTCATTCAGAAGTGTCAATAGTACAGGAAATAACCAGTAATAATGAACAATAA
- a CDS encoding YchJ family protein has translation MDKCPCGSGKDYSKCCSPYLTGEMLPPTAETLMRARYTAYVKHNIDFIEDTHGLDERDQLSVEETRKWAEESTWLGLQIVNVQKGSINDKEGVVEFIASYEQQGIKHDHHETSRFIKKEGKWYFKEGEVKPTTVIRTGVKVGRNDPCPCGSGKKYKKCCGM, from the coding sequence ATGGACAAATGCCCCTGTGGAAGTGGTAAAGACTATAGTAAATGCTGTTCACCCTATTTAACTGGTGAGATGTTACCTCCTACGGCAGAGACATTAATGCGTGCTCGCTATACAGCTTATGTCAAACACAATATTGACTTTATTGAAGATACCCATGGTTTAGATGAACGGGATCAACTGAGTGTAGAAGAAACGCGAAAGTGGGCTGAAGAATCTACCTGGCTGGGTTTGCAAATTGTCAATGTTCAAAAAGGTTCTATTAATGATAAAGAAGGGGTTGTTGAGTTCATCGCTTCCTATGAACAGCAAGGAATCAAACATGACCACCATGAGACAAGCCGTTTTATTAAGAAAGAAGGAAAATGGTACTTTAAAGAAGGGGAAGTAAAGCCTACAACTGTAATAAGAACAGGAGTAAAGGTAGGAAGAAATGATCCCTGTCCCTGTGGTAGTGGAAAGAAATACAAAAAATGTTGTGGAATGTAA
- a CDS encoding cyclic nucleotide-binding domain-containing protein has translation MFRPEYIINIAYILMLVALTIRTIFTLRVILVTAQSIFIIVALMTDNMILLFWNSIFIIINSVQIIIIIIQNKPVSIPEDVQDIYESVFDSLNKREFLYFWQMGSLEIEKKNTQLIKQGDHQQKLLLVIEGEASVKNNHRIVAKLGRGNFVAEMSFLSGNPASADVIAKTELRYVYWDQNNINALKQLNPSLYNKINNTLSLDVVNKLRKTNQNMALITEGAQETQHKT, from the coding sequence TTGTTTAGGCCAGAGTATATTATTAACATTGCCTATATACTTATGTTGGTAGCTCTGACCATAAGAACCATATTTACACTTCGTGTTATCTTGGTGACAGCTCAGAGCATTTTTATAATCGTTGCCCTCATGACAGATAATATGATTCTACTATTCTGGAACTCCATTTTTATTATCATCAATAGTGTACAAATCATCATTATAATCATACAAAACAAACCTGTTTCTATCCCTGAAGATGTGCAGGATATCTATGAATCAGTATTTGATTCTCTTAACAAGAGAGAATTTCTGTATTTTTGGCAAATGGGAAGTCTGGAGATAGAAAAGAAAAATACTCAACTCATCAAACAGGGGGATCATCAGCAAAAGCTTCTTCTGGTTATTGAGGGGGAAGCTTCTGTTAAGAATAACCACCGTATAGTGGCCAAACTCGGACGTGGTAATTTTGTCGCCGAGATGAGTTTTCTATCAGGGAATCCTGCTTCTGCTGATGTTATTGCTAAGACTGAATTAAGGTATGTCTATTGGGATCAGAATAACATTAACGCCCTTAAGCAATTAAATCCATCTCTTTATAATAAAATAAATAATACTTTAAGCTTGGATGTCGTTAATAAACTCAGGAAAACAAACCAGAATATGGCCTTAATTACAGAAGGGGCTCAGGAAACTCAACATAAAACGTAG
- a CDS encoding hybrid sensor histidine kinase/response regulator — MVEGKVLIIEDSRSIAGLLEEKMEKVGLNTHFAHDHKGAYEYLMAYQYTAFVTNMNWPDKYWDSCLDMAEEQNIPVLVFSSTFTEDIHNKISQMKIYDHIVKRTPQSLDKLVESIITLHENKEIGVIVVDDSVSIREYTIDLFKRANFIPFSAKDGFEGLKILKENKNIKLIIVDYEMPGMNGFEFTEKVRENFTRNEIAIIGFTRSTTEITTAGFLKHGANDFLYKPFSPDEFFARVKTNLEMIKAYGQLQHISKFKDKILGIVAHDLRNPIASISGCMEIIKMDTSIDATNKELIGYIDQACQSMTTLVNDLLDVSMIESGQLDIKISEFNLYELLEERVSFFNMKAKKKEILLKLVGVDIVVKLDRQRIVQVIDNLLSNALKYTTRGGEVTVSLERSESIKVSISDSGPGLSDEDMKKLFGEFQRLSAKPTGGESSFGLGLAIVKKIVSAHDGRIGAYNNDDKGATFYVEFPEPLL, encoded by the coding sequence ATGGTTGAGGGAAAAGTTCTAATCATTGAAGACTCACGATCGATTGCCGGTCTGTTAGAAGAAAAAATGGAGAAAGTTGGTTTGAATACTCATTTCGCCCATGACCATAAGGGGGCCTATGAGTATTTAATGGCTTATCAGTATACCGCTTTTGTTACCAACATGAATTGGCCAGATAAGTATTGGGATTCCTGTCTCGATATGGCTGAAGAACAGAATATTCCTGTTTTGGTTTTTAGCTCTACTTTCACAGAAGATATACATAATAAAATAAGCCAGATGAAAATATATGACCATATTGTCAAACGCACTCCCCAGTCCCTGGACAAACTAGTCGAATCAATTATTACCCTTCATGAGAATAAAGAAATAGGTGTCATCGTCGTAGATGACTCTGTTAGTATCAGAGAGTACACAATAGATCTCTTTAAACGAGCTAACTTTATTCCCTTTTCTGCTAAGGATGGTTTTGAAGGTCTTAAGATATTAAAAGAAAACAAGAATATTAAATTGATCATTGTTGATTATGAAATGCCCGGTATGAACGGTTTTGAGTTCACAGAGAAAGTTCGGGAAAACTTTACAAGGAATGAAATTGCCATCATTGGCTTTACCAGATCCACTACAGAAATAACTACTGCCGGATTCTTAAAACATGGAGCTAATGACTTCCTCTACAAACCATTTAGCCCTGATGAATTTTTTGCAAGAGTCAAAACCAATCTTGAAATGATAAAGGCGTATGGTCAATTACAACATATTAGTAAGTTTAAGGATAAGATCCTTGGTATTGTGGCTCATGATCTTAGAAATCCTATTGCCAGTATATCTGGCTGTATGGAAATAATAAAAATGGACACGAGCATAGACGCTACCAATAAAGAATTAATAGGGTATATTGATCAAGCCTGTCAAAGTATGACGACCTTAGTTAATGATCTTCTTGATGTGTCTATGATTGAATCTGGTCAATTGGATATTAAGATATCTGAGTTTAATTTATATGAGCTACTAGAAGAACGTGTTAGTTTCTTTAATATGAAGGCAAAAAAGAAGGAAATTCTTCTTAAGCTTGTAGGTGTCGATATTGTTGTAAAGTTAGACAGGCAACGAATAGTTCAAGTAATAGATAATCTTCTCAGTAATGCCCTTAAGTATACAACCAGGGGAGGAGAGGTTACTGTTAGTTTAGAGCGATCTGAATCTATCAAAGTATCTATTAGTGATAGTGGTCCGGGACTATCTGATGAGGACATGAAAAAACTTTTCGGGGAATTCCAAAGATTATCAGCAAAACCTACAGGGGGAGAAAGTTCTTTTGGATTAGGACTTGCCATTGTTAAAAAGATAGTTTCAGCACATGATGGCAGGATAGGGGCGTATAACAATGATGACAAAGGGGCTACGTTTTATGTTGAGTTTCCTGAGCCCCTTCTGTAA
- a CDS encoding HD domain-containing protein: protein MSSIKEIKLNEEIQILLSGKALEAYNYLVQDEEIQHLQNYANTVSIVRLKYNDHGPVHMRKVALNALKIMDILNEKGIALNLEQEMIGTFEDSQTAVLIAAFLHDIGMSIGRAGHEHTGALLAINIIDRVLLATYQEDLEKRVILRSLIMECIIGHMGTHPIHSLEAGIILIADGCDMEKGRSRIPLMINHDSRVGDIHKYSASVIDLLTITDGLDKPIKIYVHMLESVGIFQVEEVLFPKLQSSPIKSMIEVWVQIREEEPKRYL, encoded by the coding sequence ATGTCATCCATTAAAGAAATAAAACTAAATGAAGAGATACAGATCTTGTTGTCAGGTAAAGCCTTAGAAGCGTATAACTACCTAGTGCAGGATGAAGAAATACAACATCTTCAAAATTATGCTAATACCGTATCCATCGTGAGATTAAAGTATAATGATCATGGTCCTGTTCATATGCGTAAAGTAGCTTTAAATGCCCTCAAAATCATGGATATTTTAAATGAAAAAGGGATAGCCCTTAATCTAGAACAGGAAATGATAGGGACCTTTGAAGATAGTCAAACAGCTGTATTGATTGCTGCTTTTCTTCATGATATAGGGATGTCTATCGGGCGAGCTGGGCATGAACATACGGGAGCCCTATTAGCAATTAATATCATTGATAGGGTATTGTTAGCTACTTATCAGGAAGATTTGGAAAAGAGAGTGATTCTCCGATCCCTCATCATGGAATGTATTATAGGTCATATGGGAACCCATCCCATTCATAGTCTGGAAGCAGGGATAATCCTCATCGCTGATGGTTGTGATATGGAAAAAGGGCGATCACGTATACCTTTAATGATTAATCATGACTCAAGAGTGGGAGACATCCATAAATATTCCGCCTCTGTCATCGATCTTTTAACCATCACTGATGGACTTGATAAACCCATTAAGATCTATGTTCATATGCTAGAGTCTGTGGGTATCTTTCAAGTTGAAGAAGTATTGTTTCCCAAACTTCAAAGCAGTCCCATCAAAAGTATGATTGAAGTCTGGGTTCAAATTCGGGAAGAAGAACCAAAACGTTATCTATAA
- a CDS encoding sigma-70 family RNA polymerase sigma factor, with protein MTRTKKYNQDDENILSVYLKEINKIPLLSREEEDTIARAAAAGDELSKEKLVNANLRFVVNVAKKYQNQGLPLSDLISEGNIGLMNAIERFDVDKGYHFISYAVWWIRQAILKAICEKSRAIRLPLNRANELVQIEKTRKELTAYKGEDPEVAEIADSLGMDQSHVNDLINISRDLVSLETPVYKEKDSSSLGEFIEDKGYQAPDEVVMEKSLKDDINQLLTTLTDKEAEIIEYRFGLNNKRPMSLKEIGDRFNLTKERIRQIEKKAITRLQHPSRSQHLESYMVG; from the coding sequence ATGACAAGAACAAAGAAATACAATCAAGATGATGAAAACATCCTTTCTGTTTATTTAAAAGAAATAAATAAGATTCCTCTCCTATCACGTGAGGAGGAAGATACTATTGCTAGAGCCGCTGCAGCGGGAGATGAATTGTCAAAAGAAAAGCTAGTAAACGCTAACTTACGATTCGTTGTTAATGTAGCAAAAAAATATCAGAACCAGGGATTACCACTTAGTGATTTAATAAGTGAAGGAAATATAGGCTTAATGAACGCTATTGAAAGATTTGATGTTGATAAGGGATATCACTTCATTTCCTATGCCGTATGGTGGATCAGACAAGCTATTCTGAAAGCAATATGTGAAAAATCACGTGCTATACGTTTACCACTCAACAGAGCAAACGAGTTAGTACAAATTGAAAAGACTAGAAAAGAATTAACAGCTTACAAAGGTGAAGATCCTGAAGTCGCTGAGATAGCCGATTCCTTAGGTATGGATCAAAGTCATGTGAATGATCTTATTAATATATCAAGAGATTTAGTATCCTTGGAAACTCCTGTATATAAGGAAAAAGATTCTTCCAGCCTGGGAGAGTTTATTGAAGATAAGGGCTATCAAGCTCCAGATGAAGTGGTGATGGAGAAATCTCTAAAAGATGATATTAACCAATTATTGACAACCTTGACAGACAAAGAAGCAGAGATCATTGAATACAGATTTGGTCTTAACAATAAAAGACCTATGTCGTTGAAGGAAATAGGTGATCGCTTTAACCTGACCAAGGAAAGAATTAGACAAATTGAAAAGAAGGCCATTACTAGATTGCAACATCCTAGCAGAAGTCAGCATTTAGAGTCCTATATGGTCGGCTAA
- a CDS encoding co-chaperone GroES, producing MKVKPLGDRVLIKIEEAETKTASGLYIPQTAQEKTQTGVVEAVGDDKDLITVSVGQKVMYDKYAGTNLKIENDEYLVIRMQDIIAVVE from the coding sequence ATGAAGGTTAAACCTTTAGGCGACCGAGTTCTAATTAAAATCGAGGAAGCAGAAACCAAGACAGCGTCAGGTTTGTATATTCCACAAACCGCACAAGAAAAAACACAGACTGGTGTCGTAGAGGCTGTAGGTGATGACAAAGATCTCATCACAGTTAGTGTTGGACAAAAAGTCATGTATGACAAATATGCCGGCACAAACCTTAAAATAGAAAATGATGAGTATCTTGTAATTAGAATGCAGGATATTATTGCCGTTGTAGAATAA
- a CDS encoding helicase C-terminal domain-containing protein, protein MRITKRIRLEVLERMSLDLVESSGQEVLWIGHMDKTQMIDSINAVAMGNESAVPALFPYMEKGDLIIHNHPSGILRPSEADINVASKLGNQGIGFAIVDNDLSQIYIVAEPLAQEEILPIDREDIEAFFTIGGALSKQVSQYEPRESQIELSKRITDTFNNDGIFAGEAGTGVGKSFAYLLPAVLWAQKNKQRIVISTGTINLQQQLLDKDIPILQKILGDIKVVLVKGRRNYLCPYRLQEYSQELKEELFQEEDDTIEYLKEWAKTTKTGTISDLSFLPSDDIWSRINSDPDTCIGMKCSQREGCFVARAKKEAASAQILIVNHHLLFSDLSLRVSGAGFENTAVLPPFERIIIDEAHNIEGAATSYFSESFTRYTIQKHINRIYRLKRNKSFGLLIDLQKKNADPEIAKLILDDRIGIDEILNDLDTNLGNNLKENQLYLSPQVERHELLGFLNDLSELRSRIMSFVNHGLQFFESLPEEGQEDAKAQEFRNLLRRLESVASLAGQFGEYQEKQQSVFWMERKMNSKSEPFYRFVKSPLEVGYLMKEALLEPFDSVVFTSATLSIRNSFTYWQSRIGLLGLPDSAVCEQYPSPFDYKNRVLLGIPTDSPGPDQEEFELYVSRFCLKSLRISEGSGLILFTSYRLLIQVYDRLRPYLEDEGIPVYRQGEDDRSRLLENFKRETKSVLFATDSFWEGVDVPGESLKLVIITKLPFRVPSEPITKARIQAIEARGGNAFMELSLPEAVMKFKQGFGRLMRQTSDFGSVMILDNRIITKKYGPLFLGSLPETQQQIIPTKLLMDKLEDFLYS, encoded by the coding sequence ATGAGAATAACAAAAAGGATTCGATTGGAAGTACTTGAAAGAATGTCTCTGGACCTTGTCGAATCCAGTGGCCAGGAAGTTCTATGGATAGGTCATATGGATAAAACACAAATGATTGATTCCATCAATGCTGTGGCTATGGGAAATGAGAGTGCTGTGCCAGCACTCTTTCCCTATATGGAGAAGGGGGATTTGATCATTCACAATCATCCTTCAGGTATTCTTCGTCCTTCAGAGGCAGACATTAATGTGGCCTCAAAATTAGGGAATCAGGGCATAGGTTTTGCCATTGTTGATAATGATTTATCTCAAATCTATATTGTAGCTGAACCATTGGCTCAAGAAGAAATATTGCCTATAGATAGGGAGGATATTGAAGCCTTTTTTACAATAGGAGGAGCTTTATCCAAACAAGTAAGTCAATATGAGCCAAGAGAAAGTCAAATAGAATTATCTAAAAGGATAACAGATACTTTTAATAACGATGGTATTTTTGCAGGGGAAGCAGGTACAGGTGTTGGAAAATCCTTTGCTTATTTACTACCCGCTGTGTTATGGGCTCAGAAAAATAAACAACGAATCGTTATTTCTACAGGGACGATCAATTTACAACAACAGTTACTAGATAAAGACATACCTATTCTTCAAAAAATACTGGGGGATATTAAAGTTGTCCTAGTGAAAGGGCGGCGGAATTATTTATGTCCCTATCGATTACAGGAATATTCACAAGAATTAAAAGAAGAATTATTCCAGGAAGAAGATGACACCATAGAATATTTAAAAGAATGGGCCAAGACTACAAAAACAGGCACTATCTCAGACCTTTCTTTTTTGCCTAGTGATGACATCTGGAGTCGTATTAATTCTGACCCTGATACCTGTATCGGGATGAAATGTTCCCAAAGGGAAGGATGTTTTGTCGCGAGAGCAAAGAAAGAAGCCGCCAGTGCACAGATTCTGATTGTGAATCATCATCTTCTTTTTTCTGATCTTTCCTTGAGGGTCAGTGGGGCTGGTTTTGAAAACACTGCTGTCTTACCTCCTTTTGAGAGGATTATTATAGATGAAGCTCATAATATAGAGGGGGCGGCCACAAGTTATTTTTCGGAAAGTTTTACAAGATATACTATTCAGAAGCATATCAATAGAATCTATAGGTTAAAAAGAAATAAATCTTTTGGCCTCCTCATTGACTTACAAAAGAAGAATGCTGATCCAGAGATAGCTAAGCTGATTCTTGATGATAGAATAGGTATTGATGAGATCCTTAATGATTTGGATACTAATTTAGGTAATAATCTTAAGGAGAACCAATTATACTTATCTCCACAAGTGGAAAGGCATGAGCTATTGGGGTTTCTTAACGATCTGAGTGAGTTGAGAAGCCGTATTATGTCGTTTGTTAATCATGGATTACAATTCTTTGAATCCCTGCCTGAGGAAGGACAGGAAGATGCCAAAGCACAAGAGTTTAGGAATCTTTTAAGGCGCCTTGAGTCCGTAGCCTCTCTAGCCGGTCAATTTGGTGAATATCAGGAAAAGCAACAATCTGTGTTCTGGATGGAAAGGAAAATGAATTCCAAATCTGAACCCTTTTACCGTTTTGTCAAAAGCCCTTTAGAGGTCGGATATCTAATGAAAGAAGCTTTGCTAGAACCATTTGATTCTGTTGTTTTTACCTCTGCCACTCTGTCCATTCGTAATAGCTTTACCTATTGGCAATCACGGATAGGTTTACTGGGTTTGCCAGACTCTGCTGTGTGTGAACAATATCCAAGTCCCTTCGATTATAAGAACCGTGTTTTATTAGGCATTCCCACAGATTCTCCTGGACCAGATCAAGAAGAATTTGAATTATATGTATCCCGTTTCTGCCTGAAGAGTTTGCGTATCTCAGAAGGTAGTGGTCTCATCTTATTTACTAGTTATCGTTTACTGATTCAAGTATATGATAGGCTACGTCCCTATTTGGAAGACGAAGGGATTCCCGTTTATCGCCAGGGGGAAGATGATCGAAGCCGTTTGCTTGAGAATTTTAAACGTGAAACTAAAAGTGTACTATTTGCAACTGATTCTTTTTGGGAAGGTGTTGATGTTCCCGGTGAATCATTGAAATTAGTCATTATTACTAAACTTCCCTTTAGAGTTCCTTCTGAGCCCATAACAAAGGCTAGAATCCAGGCCATAGAAGCTAGAGGGGGGAATGCTTTTATGGAACTAAGTTTACCAGAAGCTGTTATGAAGTTTAAACAAGGCTTTGGTCGCCTGATGAGGCAGACAAGTGATTTTGGTTCTGTAATGATCCTGGATAATAGAATTATAACCAAAAAATATGGTCCTCTGTTTTTAGGATCCCTTCCTGAAACTCAACAGCAAATAATCCCTACTAAGCTTTTGATGGATAAGCTTGAAGATTTTCTGTATTCATAA